From the genome of Solanum stenotomum isolate F172 chromosome 5, ASM1918654v1, whole genome shotgun sequence:
TTTATGATTATAAGtcttaaaagtttttattttttttaagcttCATGTCATTTTAAACTATACTTCCTCGGtctcatattatttatttacgttattaaaaataaatgtctcaaattatttgtcaatttacaaaataaggccaaaattaattaattttttgaaagtgGAGACATTATAAAATTCCAAAACAAATGTTCTATTATTATTCTTGGTATTGATGGATAAGTTGCAAGAAATATGCCTTACTGAGATACTGTCTTCCAGCTCAATTGTGTAGCAAATGCCATCAGTATTTTCCTCAAATGTTATGTACAGTTGGTGACTTTATTACCAACTTTGAATTGTGACATGGATAATTTTAATTACTATAGTAGGATATTTGTCATTTGTTTTAGATTATCAATTGTGTTATTAATTACTAAATAGTATTATTTGTAATTGTCTAGTAAATGATTTACTTGTACAAGGGTCCTTCACAcaaatatctttattttaagGCGGTGTTTAATTTTTATCCTTTAAATTTAtagtctttaatttttttctttcaacactTAACAAAAGATAATTAAGAACATTCCAGACATTGAAAGAACAAACAACTTTTgaaaataagtttatatttCTGTATCATAATATCTCACAAGTTTTgtcataaaaaaacataaaaagttAATCTTTACTGAAGTAACTAAGAATTTTTTGACTTCATAAGTTTATATGGTAGTTTTATAATATCCCACGTTTTATGTTATATGTTAGGAGggcataatatattttcaaaaaaaggaGACTTGCTTATATATTCCATTAGTTAccgaaaaaaaattatgcccCAAAAAGCATAACTTCAATTTCTGGATAGTACAATAAATTCTGAAAAATACTACATAACTTATATTCCATAACTTAATTCCTACATAATTTATATATCAAATGAGACAAAAGTTATCGAAAATCATGTGGAGTGAATTAGAATTGAATAGATAAGAATACACTGATTCACAAATTTCATTAAACGAATAATCATGGTAAAAACTAAAGAccatcaaatttgaaaaaacatCAAGTACGATCATGAGATGATAGAATGTACGCAAATCTGGTTACTACCTCATTAAAGTACTGAGGTTGTTTCCAAAAAGATCCGTGGctcaaatattaattacattGTTGATAGTAACCGcataattttgttttacttcAAGACTAtgacaaagaaaaagagaaacttCTTGCAACTTCAGTTAAAATTCGAATGTCATTAGGAACCTAAATAAGTTCACAAcaatcttttttcctttttttattttcctttttgtaATAAATGGTTCTTTGGGgtacaaaaattagtaaaaaccATGTTTGTGTTATTAATATCATGACTAATGATTTTTACAACAATCTAAAATTGAACGTTAATACCAGAAACTCGCTACCCTGCATTCTCAGTTAAAAACCACAACTATACTGGGACAATCTCCGGTTCAACAGGCGATGATGATCCATCATCTTGTGCGGTTTTTGCCTCAGCGCCATCTTTGTTCTCTTCTTCGAATCCTTGCTTGAACCTGTCATAGTTTGTGGGCTCAACACTCACGAATGGGCGTTCACCCAATACCTGGATCAGATCTTCTTGGTGGAGGACTTCCTTTTCAAGCAGCATTTCTGCAATCTGAGCCACATGTTCTTTGTGTTCCTCTACGAGTTGTACTGTATGGTCATATGCCTTGGCTACCCATTCTCTAACTTCAGTGTCGATAATTGCTGCTGTCTTGCTACCGTAAGGCTTTGCCTCAAATGAATCTTCTCTTTGTGGAAACGAAAGGAGACCAACCTTGTCACTGAAACCATATACTGCTACCTGGGCATAAGTCATCTTGGTGACTTTCTCTAAATCATTTTGAGCTCCAGTCGAGATCTTCCCAATCAATACCtactcaaaaaataatcatatgaAGATAGTAAAAATCTAATCCACTAGTTAAAAGAACAGCAAAGGCAAAGCtgcttttgaacatttattATAGATACGCTGCCTTTTCAATAAGGTAGTGACTAAATTTTGGCCATAAAACAGAGTATCACGGGCAGAGTTCCTAAGCAAAAGGTATTTGTTCCATACGAATCCAGTCATCAACAAGATCTAGCACTTCATTGAGCTGCTTTTTTAATGGGGTTGAAAGGTAGTATATTGGGTAGGGACCAACCCCACTATGGATTACTTAGGATGCACACACTCGGACCATCAAGACATTTTGCTCTGTAGAAGTTGGTAGACGACTAGAAAACCAACCATTCACATTATGATGGTTCCATTGTGTGACTTAGATGCCTAGAAATAGGCAAGCAGAATCATAACACCCTAGTAATGCAAGTCATGATGGATTCACCATCAAGAAGCCAACCATTTTTCTAGAAGGTGTGGAAGCAAAGCAGATTATTAGAAAGTGGTGTTATCCAGACGTCTCAAAAAGAAGAAGTGCCATGAGCCATTCGAAGTTTAGAAACAagttaaataagttcaaatgaTCTTCAACTCTGTAACTCAAAACCTTCTGCCCCTTACAAAGCACAAGTTTTAGATTACAGAATACCAGCAAATTTGAAGGGGACATATTTCTGCAGAGCATAAAAGAAATTCTACACATGCGCCAAAGAAGTAGGGATGGCACTCAAGGACAATGAAGCATTAACCAAAAGTTCAAACCGGTTTTGCATTTTCCTAGTTTACAGCGTGCCCTACCTGGTCCcattaaatcttttttttttattgctgCTCCATTTGATAGTTCTTCTTTCAGTTTTAACAATGACTAGATTAGCATTTTCCTAGTTTACAGCATGCACTGTCCTGGTCccatttaatctttttttttgtttgtaaacTTTTCTTTCCAGGTTACAGTGTTGCTCTATTTGATAGTTTATAACTTTTTGCAATTTTAACAAAGTTCAGAAAACAAAAATCAATGTTACCAGAGAATTCAGGAAAATTCCAacacaaatttaatttaatataagtATTATAATAGTATGACTGAGAAAAGCAGAACTTATAAGTTACAAATAATGATCCTTGATTACTAAATCATGTCCCCACCAGGAACTAACTAATAGAATAAAGAGAGAACAAAAAAAGgagttcaagaattcaagtaTTAAGTTATtatctctcattttaaaaccaacaaagaaaataacaatggTCATGTAAAAACACCATTTTCACGAAAAaggtaaaagaaaatatatgatataactAGAAAATAACGGAAGCAAGCAGTAGCcatggtaaaaataaaaaagtagatATTAGTTGGTGAAGTAGATTCGCCTTTTGATCAATCAAAATCCTTTCCCAAACTGTACAAGCTTTTTCTTCCAAAGCATACAAATCTCTTAGGTCTCATCCTCCCGTACCCGTCGCTGCCCGGCCTCCCTCTGTCCCATTATATGTGATGGTGTTTGGCTATGCATGAAGTTAAAGAAAGACGGACCattgaaacttgtggtctaaaagaCTAAAGCAAGTCATTAGACAATGTTTGGCTATAAATCCTCTTATTATTAAGGGTAGGgctgttcatggttatggttaaaaaaccAAACCGAACAGCAATCCGAATCAAACCGATTAAAAAAACCGATATTTGGTTGGGTTTGAttaggtttggttttaaattttgaaaaccgataTTATTTGGTTTGGCTTTACTTAAAAAAAccgcaaaaataaccaaactgaaccgataaattagatatataaattttataattatttaaatattattcataaataaaatataaatattttgttaaattttattttactttaagtctttaattttacaATTTTCTCAAGCCCAACTATAACAATCCTAAgtccaagtccatcaaaatcCATTTTAGTCTTTACCTACCCTACTTCACATAAAATAATCATACTTTCCCTTAATTAAAACACTTTGTTCGTGTAATGATAACTCTAGTATTGCTTATTGAACCGACAATAGCTTTTCTCTGGATTGTTCATGTGCTAGGTGTTTGTGTCTATCGACGCAAGTCctcaaaaaaattactattactTTCAAATCGAATAAACCagaaaaattgaaccaaaccgacaataaccaaaccgacggttatttttttcgtttcgtttggtttgattttagaaatttaaaaaactgactagattgatttgattttgattttaatcaataatcgatccaaaccgaaccacgaacacccctaattaagggtataattagaagtttaaagtttaatcatttctagatataaaaaaGGTGTCAATTATTTTTGGCATTGGCCGGAAGGATAGTGTGCCACGTAAAATGGGATAGAGGAGATactgtttttgttgttttctttattttctctcttcAAGGGTTTCAAGTTtttaacaacatacccaatataGTCCaacaaagtggggtctggagTTTCAAGTTTTTGATTGTTCAAAAATAAAGCTAGAGTCTGTAACGAGCCTACCCTTGCCTTGCGTGCACTATAGCTCAAAATTTTGGTGGAAATGCCCCATCCTGCCATGTTTAAAAGCCCATCTACCTCGTCCCGGTAAACCTCCCCCTCCCCCCCGGTCCCTACAAGAAGTGGCTTCAAGATATCAAATTTGCTTTAGATCTGGGGGCTTAAGAGTGCTTTGCATGAATGGTTTCGTACATGCATCAAATGTGGTTTACTATTGTTTTCAATGAATTAAGTCTTCATGCCAATAGGGAAAACATATGAAAGCAAAGAGAGTTGATAATTTTACCTGCTCAGCAGCTCGGCCACCAAGAGTCATGCATGTCATATCAAACAGTTGTTCTTTAGTCATTAAAAGGTTCTCACTAGGAACATACTGAGCAAATCCAAGGGCTGCTGTACCACGGGGAACAATTGTCACTTTAAGCAATGGCTCTGCATGTTCCAAGAACCAACCAGTAACAGCATGCCCAGCTTCGTGATAGGCAACTGTCCGCCTTTCCAGCTTACTTATGACCTGGCGAAAccacaaattatattattacatATACAACAGATCCAGCGTGatctcacaagtggggtctggagagggtagtgtacgcagaccttacccctacctcgtactagtagagagactgtttcctAAAGACCCTAGGCTCAAATGCAGcaaatcaaaattattacgAATTAGTTGACGTGAAGGAAACACGTCAACTAATAAGGAAAGCAGTACAAAACATGCAGAAAATTCAGGAAAAAAGAGCAGTAACAACAGCAAAATATTCGTTCCATTAGCAAGTCCTTACTAAAATTTAAAGATTGCCGGCCAGCAATTTTCAAAAGCATCTCAAGAAATGTCGATCCAAAGCATACATCACTCAGGTCGACATTCACCAAAGTTCcctttttatattaagtaaaaagaaaagacaCTGAagcaaaaggaaagaaaaagaatcatCTAATGTCATCAACAAGTAGGTAAAAAGGTGTCGAAGCAAAGAATATCATGCGTGAAACCCACTGTCTGCTTATGCCACTGGTGATGAACTCACTATGGCTATTGTCATACTCATTTTTCCTTACTGCATACGCAGCTGAACCCCAGTCTTTATTTGTCAAATCCCAACCCCTTTATTAGTAACCCAAGTAAAGGCCAACATTTTCAGAGGGGTGGGCTGGGGTAGGAGACAAACAGAAGGTTAACAATAACCAGGGACCATACCACACAAAGTACCTCTTAGAGTCCTTGGGTCTAGCATCAAATGACAAAAGGCTCAATTAATATAGACAAGATTTCAAACTCAATTGGCTCCAAAACACTATCCATGTTGGAAATTAATCTGATGTGGCTGTAAACTTgggcaaaaaaatattttgtcaccaaaatagaagaacaacaaaaaaaaccgagaaaacaattttgaataaaaatgaaaggctggaaaaatgaaaaggtccattttaaacaaaagaaactCTTCACTCTCGTTTCTTTTCTTCAGATAAGTTTGTCTAACAATTAGAAGATTTTAGGGTTTCctcttcaacatttttttttataacggTGGCGTCCAGGCCAGCTTACGAGCGCCTCGACAAATTCCACAGACCGGGTAAGTCTATCCACCAAGGCTTGAATAGATGGGAGAAATCAACTAATGTTGGTTTGCCTCTGTTGGGAACTGAACTGAAtctgagacctcatggttctcaacccacACCCCTTCACTGACCATTGGACCACACCCTTAGGTGCCTCCTTCAACATTTCTTCTTGAGATTTCCAATAATTATTCTCGGGCGAGTTGTGCATCAGTGAGAGGGTTCATATTCTGGGTTTTGAGGGTTGTATTAATGGTTAATTTCCGGTCAGTTGTGGGAAATCTCCCTTAAAAACAACTTGGATATCTGGTGTCTATTTTTGATGTTTATTTCTGGCGGATGTTAAGTTTTTATGCACTTTGGTGACTGTTTTGTTGAAGGAGATTGTGGATGTAGTTGTAAAAGCACTTTGATGGCAAATTACCAGTCCAGTTTAAACCTTCAATTGGTCTGTTTCTAGTCAATTTTTCTGGGTTAGAATTTAGCCCGTTTCTAACCAACTTTTCTTGGGTTTATTAGGCTATTTCCAGCCGATATTCTGAGTTTAGGCTGCAATTGTTCAGTTTCCAAAGACTAGCACAAATTATATACACAcaacaaaactaagaaatgttatctagaaaaagaaagagaccAAAAAAATGAAGAGGACCACTTTCTCTGCCAGGTGGCAGAGGCACTTCAGGGAGGTCGAGAATATCGAAATGCCAGGTTCAGAGGTGAGTTAGGACTAAAATTAGTTCCAGTAAGCACTGAAAAAAACGGTGACATGTTTAGGGGTATCCCTAGgtattttgccaaattttaaaGTATCCTATCTTGTGCCACAGTGGTTTACCCCAAGCCTCCAGGAGACTGTTCACCAACCTCGCAATGCTCTTCTCATTACAGAAAGAAATCAAAAGTGTGATTGAATTACAGTACAAATCCTAATATGaagtagtaaaaatattttattcacaCTAATCAtaaaacaaaagagaacttTACTTATTAAAAATTGAGGCAATTTATCTAAGTTCAGATGGTGGAACATTGTATCAACATCCCAATTGCTCCCCAAGAAAATAAAGCAAACCTCTCCTACGAATACACTCATCTAAGCAAACCTCTCCTACAAATACACTCATCTAAGCAAACCTCTACTAAGCAGTAGATTTATAATGCTCCAGTACCTATGGATATTGGACCAATGCACTTTCAAGGATAAGTTCAATGAATCCTATCATTATCATAATAACAAATGGCTTCCACAACCAAGATGCAGAAAAAGATGAACAGAACATCATAGAAAATGCTGCTGGTGTAACGCTGCAACTATGTTGTTATGGAAACATGGGATAGAAAAGTAGATAGTGGAGGGGGGAAAGTGAGAAGATCCAATACCTTGTTCTTCTTCTCTAAACCACCAATCACCCTGTCTATCGCCGACTCAAAATGTTGCATGGTAATTATTGTACTCTCATTCCTAGCAGCTATTAGAGCAGCTTCATTACAAACATTTGCAATGTCTGCTCCAGCAAATCCTGGTGTTAGAGCAGCAAGTCTCTGTGAATAGAATGCTGCCTcgtggtcaagtttcaatttgTTGAGATAGATTCTGAAAATTTGTTCACGGCCTTTGATGTCTGGTTTATCAATGGTAATCTGGCGATCAAATCGACCAGGCCTTAACAAGGCTTTGTCTAATATATCAGGTCTATTTGTGCCAGCAAGTACAACTACACCAGATGTGGTTGCAAATCCATCCATTTCTACAAGCAGTTGATTTAAAGTACTTTCACGTTCATCATTTCCTCCAGCAAAGCCTCCCCGCCCTCTTGCTCGACCAATAGCATCAATCTCATCAATGAAAATTATACTAGGTGCAGATTGTCTTGCCTCCTGAAATAAGCTCCTAACTCTAGCTGGTCCAACACCAACAAACATCTCCATAAATTCTGACCCAGAAATCGAGAGAAAAGGTACACCAGATTCTCCTGCTGTAGCTTTAGCTAGAAGTGTCTTTCCGGTCCCAGGAGGACCCACTAGCAGAGCACCCTTAGGAATTTTGGCTCCCAACTGCTCGTATTTCTTGGGGTTCTTAAGAAAGTGGACGAATTCCATAATTTCTTGCTTAGCCTCGTCACATCCAGCCACATCCTTGAAGAAAACCTGTATCAAGAAAGTGCCAATAACTTTCTAAGAAACTAATCAAGAAATATCATGGCAtgtatcattttaaattttctatttcAACATACTGGTACTCTTGAAACTGCAGGAATAATATAAAGCGATTCGCACCTTATTCTTCGCATTTTTATCCGTCTTGGTGAAATTCGCTTTGCCAATATTAAATATTCCACGACCACCTTTCCCGCCAGAGCCTCCCACTCCTATGCCACCCTGCACTCTTCGTCCCATAAAATAAAGGACAGCTAGAATCAATATTGTTGGACCAAACCTCATCAGTTCTTGGAACCAATTCATTTCATTAACATATAACACAGGAACATAATTGTGAGGGTCTATTCCCAAGGTTTCTTGTGCTTCCTCAAGCTTCTCTTCAAATGACTCAACACTCCCAATGTTAAAATAGTATTTGTAGTAGCCCACGTTTCTTTTACCATCCGTACCACTCGTAGGACCTTGAATAGTGTCATCATCTGTTTGACTAATACCAGGTGCAGAACTCCTCACATAAACTTTGGCCACAGATTTGTTAGTAACAACAATTCGATCAACAAGACCAGGTTCAAGTAGATTGTTTTTGAATTCTTGGAAGCTAATCTGAAATTATACATAAAGCGTTAATAACCATGATAAGCTAAGAAAGATACAGAAGACAACCAACTAATGAAGATACGATAGAATTGCCACCCCTAGAAAATAAAAACCTGCTTAGTCACCAGACATCaccgaaaatatttaatatacaCAGAAGTCGCACTGCTTCAATAATTTCAAAGCCACACTAAAAGACATTCTTCATCAACCACTtcaatttttacttatttttattgttgttaaaAATGTCAAGATAATCATTTTGAGTGAGGCAATATATAACCAATATGCAAGGACTTCAGGTGGGATGAAATAGAGTCGGTACTCAGGTTACGTTTCTCACTTTTGTATGTTGCTTTAACAAGTATATAATCTTCTATCCACTGGAGTCATCACTAAACTTGTTGATGAGTTATTTCAGActaagtaaaaagttataatGGAATGCAGCTGAGGTTAATTTGCTTATGTATTTCACTAATCGAATTCAATTAAATCATGCACTAATTCTTATTCTGGATGGATTTGTTTCTCTTCTTAGGTTTATGCTCTACTAAAGCAAATAGCGCTCCATCTGGATTTGCATGTACAGGACAAAAAGGTAGTAATGTCTGAATAAAAAACATTGGAatgaaaaaaacatgaaattgtCCATGAACCAGTGCACGGTATAAGAACATAAATCTTTCAGTGATCAATCGGACCATGTAAATGACAGGCTCAAGTAATCCTATACCAATATACTACAAGTTATTCTATTTACTCATGCAGGTCGTCTTGGAGGGGGCCGGGAGAGAAGAAGTAACAGTTGCAGACCAGAAGAACAATTTTATATGAGAAGACTGTAACTCCATAGtagaatttttttcataaatatcaaGTTATGCTAATTCAAATTTCTTATTGGGTTCATGGTGGATCTGCAATAAAGCAGCATCTCCATTGATCTCTAACAAGCTGAGGGAACCTTTTTCTCATTCATGGTTTTTGTGAAACCTTATGTGGAGTTCGGATTTTGTTTCTTCATGTTTGtttctcaaaaaacatttaTCAGGAGAAGCTTTtgaaaaaacaacttttagaaAACAACTGTGTTTGAAATGTTTCTGGGGCAAATAGTTGTtcagaaaacaatgaaaaacaCCTGAAATCTGTTTGGTTCTTAGAAAACTTTCTGGCTTtatacaaaatcaatttttttaacaacccaaacaatattattat
Proteins encoded in this window:
- the LOC125865531 gene encoding ATP-dependent zinc metalloprotease FTSH 10, mitochondrial-like isoform X3, which codes for MILSRINRSRSTINKALIFGGHGVRYAILDEVASSNACITRFNGGLGFVRSYLTSIGAGKHGVNKAALQRAYLSEIDKLCTNPRLRRFFCSQGSKKSNYENYYPKNKKEVPKGNNQKAESGKEESTGEQGNPQENFMKQYQNILTPLLFIGFILSSTLFSPREQKEISFQEFKNNLLEPGLVDRIVVTNKSVAKVYVRSSAPGISQTDDDTIQGPTSGTDGKRNVGYYKYYFNIGSVESFEEKLEEAQETLGIDPHNYVPVLYVNEMNWFQELMRFGPTILILAVLYFMGRRVQGGIGVGGSGGKGGRGIFNIGKANFTKTDKNAKNKVFFKDVAGCDEAKQEIMEFVHFLKNPKKYEQLGAKIPKGALLVGPPGTGKTLLAKATAGESGVPFLSISGSEFMEMFVGVGPARVRSLFQEARQSAPSIIFIDEIDAIGRARGRGGFAGGNDERESTLNQLLVEMDGFATTSGVVVLAGTNRPDILDKALLRPGRFDRQITIDKPDIKGREQIFRIYLNKLKLDHEAAFYSQRLAALTPGFAGADIANVCNEAALIAARNESTIITMQHFESAIDRVIGGLEKKNKVISKLERRTVAYHEAGHAVTGWFLEHAEPLLKVTIVPRGTAALGFAQYVPSENLLMTKEQLFDMTCMTLGGRAAEQVLIGKISTGAQNDLEKVTKMTYAQVAVYGFSDKVGLLSFPQREDSFEAKPYGSKTAAIIDTEVREWVAKAYDHTVQLVEEHKEHVAQIAEMLLEKEVLHQEDLIQVLGERPFVSVEPTNYDRFKQGFEEENKDGAEAKTAQDDGSSSPVEPEIVPV
- the LOC125865531 gene encoding ATP-dependent zinc metalloprotease FTSH 10, mitochondrial-like isoform X2, whose protein sequence is MILSRINRSRSTINKALIFGGHGVRYAILDEVASSNACITRFNGGLGFVRSYLTSIGAGKHGVNKAALQRAYLSEIDKLCTNPRLRRFFCSQGSKKSNYENYYPKNKKEVPKGNNQKAESGKEESTGEQGNPQENFMKQYQNILTPLLFIGFILSSTLFSPREQKEISFQEFKNNLLEPGLVDRIVVTNKSVAKVYVRSSAPGISQTDDDTIQGPTSGTDGKRNVGYYKYYFNIGSVESFEEKLEEAQETLGIDPHNYVPVLYVNEMNWFQELMRFGPTILILAVLYFMGRRVQGGIGVGGSGGKGGRGIFNIGKANFTKTDKNAKNKVFFKDVAGCDEAKQEIMEFVHFLKNPKKYEQLGAKIPKGALLVGPPGTGKTLLAKATAGESGVPFLSISGSEFMEMFVGVGPARVRSLFQEARQSAPSIIFIDEIDAIGRARGRGGFAGGNDERESTLNQLLVEMDGFATTSGVVVLAGTNRPDILDKALLRPGRFDRQITIDKPDIKGREQIFRIYLNKLKLDHEAAFYSQRLAALTPGFAGADIANVCNEAALIAARNESTIITMQHFESAIDRVIGGLEKKNKVISKLERRTVAYHEAGHAVTGWFLEHAEPLLKVTIVPRGTAALGFAQYVPSENLLMTKEQLFDMTCMTLGGRAAEQILIGKISTGAQDDLEKVTKMTYAQVAVYGFSDKVGLLSFPQREDALETSKPYSSKTAALIDNEVRKWVAKAYDRTLQLIEEHREHVAQIAELLLEKEVLHQEDMVQILGERPFESSEPTNYYRFKQGFEEENGETKDSTDGKTTQDDRSSPVEPKIVPVSVVKGNKAQEIAEKGTRC